The following DNA comes from Pyramidobacter piscolens W5455.
GATGCCGTCGTTGTAGAGCCAGAACGACACCATGAAGCGCAGCGCCTCGGGGTACTGCTTCAGCTCCGTCCAGCTGTGCGCCAGCGCGCGCAGCGTTTGCCTCAGCCCCGAGGGCGCGTTGCCGGCGGCCGGGGGCTCGGGCACCCAAGCCGTGAGCGCGGCCGCGGCGGCGCTCCACCAGAGCGCGACCGACAGAAACGACATTTTCACGCCCGGCTCGCCGAAGCGGGCGATCAGGACCATGTCGAGAGCCAGCAGCGCGCCGCCGCCAAGATAGCCGACGCCGTAGCCGAGCGTGGAAACGCGGTCCATCGTGCCCGGCGGCGCGACGAACGTGAGCAGCGCGTCGTAACACACCGACGCCACCGAGAGGCCGACCGTGCCGAGCACCATGCACGAGAGCGTATACAGCCATGTTCCCCGTCCCGAGAGGGCCAGCGCGGCCGAGGCGAGGATGCCGAACACGGCGAAGGCCAGCAGGAATTTCTTTTTCAGCGGACGGCCGTCGACGTACGTGCCCACGACGGGCGTGAGCAGGGCCGAAAGGAGCAGCGCGACCGACGAAGCGTAGCCCCACGACGACAGCGCCCACGAGCCGCCGCCGGCGACCACGTTTTGGTAATAGACGGGCAGCACCACGGCCATGACGACGGTGGCGAAGGCGCAGTGACCGGTATCGTAGAGGCACCAGGCGAAGACGGAACGGTTTGCGAACATGCGAATTTCACCTCAAAAGTTTGCGGCGAAGGAACGGCTCCGGAAAATCGCGTTCCGGCGCGGAAATTTCTTCGCGCTGTCAATTCCCGTGGAACTGCTTTATAATAAACCATAGCGCCGCGCAGTTCAAACGATAAAAAGCCGGCGCGGAAAAGTTTTTCGCGAAAATTTCCCGCGGTTTTCGTAAAGGAGCGATCATCGGAAATGTCTTATCAGCGTCCCGACTGGGAAAGTTATTTCATGACCCTGGCCTTGGTCGCCGCGACGAGGAGCACCTGCCTGCGCCGCCAGGTCGGCGCCGTGATCGTCAGGGACGGGCAGATTATCAGCACCGGGTACAACGGCGCGCCCAAGGGCACGCCGCACTGCTTCGAGACAGGGTGCCTGCGCACCAAACTGGGCATCCCGTCGGGAGAACGGCACGAGATCTGCCGGGGCTCG
Coding sequences within:
- a CDS encoding MFS transporter, coding for MFANRSVFAWCLYDTGHCAFATVVMAVVLPVYYQNVVAGGGSWALSSWGYASSVALLLSALLTPVVGTYVDGRPLKKKFLLAFAVFGILASAALALSGRGTWLYTLSCMVLGTVGLSVASVCYDALLTFVAPPGTMDRVSTLGYGVGYLGGGALLALDMVLIARFGEPGVKMSFLSVALWWSAAAAALTAWVPEPPAAGNAPSGLRQTLRALAHSWTELKQYPEALRFMVSFWLYNDGIGTIVRMAAVFGAGLGISQNHLVGAMLATQFVGVPFALVFARLAEKSGSKRAVMIALFWYTTVAVGAMFITQNWHFWLMAVAVGMVQGGSQAISRSIYASMLPAGRSGHFFGLYNVSSKFAGIVGPALCGFVAQATGSLRLAVGVIALNFIGGMLILAGVDVDKGRARVAER